In Saccharothrix syringae, the following are encoded in one genomic region:
- a CDS encoding thiamine pyrophosphate-binding protein: protein MNGRPGKVAIFEQFAADGIRHMFGNPGTVEQGFLDAGGEFDVEYLLALHEGVAVGMADGYARAAQRPALVQLHSGVGLGNGIGMLYQAKRGGSPLVVLVGEAGIRYDAMDGQMAADLVAMAEPVTKYATRVLDPSSTLRVLRRAVKIAMTPPRGPVLVVVPADVLDEITTEPAFPTPIPNTRVVPETPLVAEAAAALLAGERRLVLMGDGVATSGAQRELTAVAEALGARVWGVNSSEFNFDATHPLYGGQLGHMFGADSARVVAEADSVLIVGTYVFPEVFPSLDNPFKPGARIVHVDLDAYEIAKNHPVDVGIVADPKPTLAALARELLRHGPATAPAPARPRPVHPEPPLAEDTVLDRFVRRLARRAPEDLVVFDEALTASAPLARHLPPQQPGRFFQTRGGSLGVGIPGALGIKLARPELPVVAFTGDGGSMYTFQALWTAARYGIGAKFVICNNRRYHLLDLNIEQYWRERGISPHAFPAAFDLSDPDIGFTGLAAALGVPGQRVEKLYEVDTAVEAMLAHDGPYLVDLVID from the coding sequence ATGAACGGCAGGCCGGGAAAGGTCGCCATCTTCGAGCAGTTCGCGGCCGACGGCATCAGGCACATGTTCGGCAACCCGGGGACCGTCGAGCAGGGTTTCCTGGACGCGGGGGGCGAGTTCGACGTCGAGTACCTGCTGGCGCTGCACGAGGGCGTCGCGGTGGGCATGGCCGACGGCTACGCCCGGGCCGCGCAGCGACCCGCCCTGGTCCAGCTGCACAGCGGGGTCGGGCTGGGCAACGGCATCGGCATGCTCTACCAGGCCAAGCGGGGCGGTTCGCCGCTGGTCGTGCTGGTGGGCGAGGCGGGCATCCGCTACGACGCCATGGACGGGCAGATGGCGGCCGACCTGGTCGCCATGGCCGAGCCGGTCACGAAGTACGCGACGCGGGTGCTCGACCCGTCGTCGACGCTGCGGGTGCTGCGCCGCGCGGTGAAGATCGCCATGACGCCGCCGCGCGGCCCGGTGCTGGTCGTCGTCCCGGCCGACGTGCTGGACGAGATCACCACCGAGCCCGCGTTCCCCACCCCGATCCCCAACACCCGGGTGGTCCCGGAGACCCCGCTGGTGGCCGAGGCCGCCGCCGCGCTGCTGGCCGGCGAGCGCCGGCTGGTGCTGATGGGCGACGGCGTCGCCACCAGCGGGGCGCAGCGCGAGCTGACCGCCGTGGCCGAGGCGCTCGGCGCGCGGGTGTGGGGGGTGAACTCCTCGGAGTTCAACTTCGACGCCACGCACCCGCTCTACGGCGGTCAGCTCGGGCACATGTTCGGCGCGGACAGCGCCCGCGTGGTCGCCGAGGCGGACTCGGTGCTCATCGTCGGCACCTACGTGTTCCCCGAGGTGTTCCCGAGCCTGGACAACCCGTTCAAGCCGGGCGCGCGGATCGTGCACGTCGACCTGGACGCCTACGAGATCGCCAAGAACCACCCGGTGGACGTGGGCATCGTGGCCGACCCGAAGCCCACCCTGGCCGCCCTGGCCAGGGAGCTGCTCCGCCACGGCCCGGCCACCGCGCCGGCGCCCGCGCGGCCCCGCCCGGTGCACCCCGAGCCCCCGCTGGCCGAGGACACCGTGCTGGACCGGTTCGTGCGGCGGCTGGCCCGCCGCGCCCCGGAGGACCTGGTGGTGTTCGACGAGGCGCTGACCGCGTCGGCGCCGCTGGCCAGGCACCTGCCGCCGCAGCAGCCCGGCCGGTTCTTCCAGACCCGCGGCGGCTCGCTGGGCGTGGGCATCCCCGGCGCGCTGGGCATCAAGCTGGCCCGCCCCGAGCTGCCGGTGGTGGCGTTCACCGGCGACGGCGGCTCGATGTACACGTTCCAGGCGCTGTGGACCGCGGCCCGGTACGGCATCGGCGCCAAGTTCGTCATCTGCAACAACCGCCGCTACCACCTGCTGGACCTGAACATCGAGCAGTACTGGCGGGAGCGCGGGATCTCCCCGCACGCCTTCCCGGCCGCGTTCGACCTGTCCGACCCGGACATCGGGTTCACCGGGCTGGCCGCGGCGCTGGGCGTGCCGGGGCAGCGGGTGGAGAAGCTGTACGAGGTGGACACCGCCGTGGAGGCCATGCTCGCCCACGACGGCCCCTACCTCGTCGACCTGGTCATCGACTGA
- a CDS encoding Cif family virulence factor, translated as MTGGAGDRITESAVRGLVRDWFAALDRHDEVEVLLDLLTEAGLVMHLPQRTVRDHDDFRAWYRETTSTYFDEVHDVLDAKVTATSPLHAEVVLRVNWQSRMWAPPAPSSAWVGVTSKETWSVVLRDGRPRIRTYTVGGLTPMPGSAAPRATGDAPQGAAA; from the coding sequence GTGACTGGGGGAGCCGGTGACCGGATCACCGAGTCGGCCGTGCGCGGCCTGGTGCGCGACTGGTTCGCCGCGCTGGACCGGCACGACGAGGTCGAGGTGCTGCTGGACCTGCTGACGGAGGCGGGCCTGGTGATGCACCTGCCGCAGCGCACGGTGCGCGACCACGACGACTTCCGCGCGTGGTACCGGGAGACCACCAGCACCTACTTCGACGAGGTGCACGACGTGCTCGACGCGAAGGTGACGGCCACGTCGCCGCTGCACGCCGAGGTGGTGCTGCGGGTGAACTGGCAGTCCCGGATGTGGGCGCCGCCCGCGCCGAGCAGCGCGTGGGTCGGCGTCACCTCGAAGGAGACGTGGTCGGTCGTGCTGCGGGACGGCCGCCCGAGGATCCGCACCTACACCGTCGGGGGCCTGACCCCCATGCCGGGATCCGCCGCCCCGCGCGCGACCGGGGACGCCCCGCAGGGCGCCGCGGCGTAG
- a CDS encoding DJ-1/PfpI family protein, with amino-acid sequence MTQTTEVPGTTGRLQGRRIGILMESDYVEEEIAYYRMRFAEEGAQVELLTRLWGSDSLTFTGHEQRAPIEVSGDLEKLDYDELSRLSALIVPSGMVADRLRYTDDVTRPAPAVEVMRRAFRLPNLVKAFSCHGLLLLSAVPELVRGRSVTCHNNLVGDVRNMGAVYTGRDVVVDGDLVTSRTVEQCNLLARTVIDMLAARGNGGR; translated from the coding sequence ATGACCCAGACCACGGAAGTGCCGGGCACCACCGGCAGGCTCCAGGGCAGGCGCATCGGCATCCTGATGGAGAGCGACTACGTCGAGGAGGAGATCGCCTACTACCGGATGCGCTTCGCCGAGGAGGGCGCGCAGGTCGAGCTGCTGACCCGGCTGTGGGGCAGCGACTCGCTCACCTTCACCGGGCACGAGCAGCGCGCCCCGATCGAGGTGTCCGGCGACCTGGAGAAGCTGGACTACGACGAGCTGTCCCGGCTGTCCGCGCTGATCGTGCCCTCGGGCATGGTCGCGGACCGGCTGCGCTACACCGACGACGTGACCAGGCCCGCGCCCGCGGTGGAGGTGATGCGGCGGGCGTTCCGCCTGCCGAACCTGGTCAAGGCGTTCTCCTGCCACGGGCTGCTGCTGCTCTCGGCGGTGCCGGAGCTGGTCCGCGGCAGGTCGGTGACCTGCCACAACAACCTCGTCGGCGACGTGCGCAACATGGGCGCGGTCTACACCGGCCGCGACGTGGTGGTGGACGGCGACCTGGTCACCTCCCGCACGGTCGAGCAGTGCAACCTGCTGGCCCGCACGGTGATCGACATGCTGGCGGCCAGGGGCAACGGTGGCCGCTGA
- a CDS encoding AGE family epimerase/isomerase, with translation MAAEHTAVPHSYSDTTAGRVRSFTGDALVLRTLDGRDVALHLTGTTSAQVVRNLGEPYRDATGRLAELLRPDRLVFAHGPVYRDGRHQAAQLLLVGDETEEHVFERPGWWVDQLRELARFYRRAQFGAGEVDYADYRTEIRLGGDKGGRHVQETDTISRLVYGMASAYMLTGDEDFLTVADRGSAYLREHMRFVDRDLGVTYWYHGVDVDGGRERKLFTSEFDDDYRAIPAYEQIYALAGLVQNYRVTGDPAIKADVDGTMRLFERFFADPVRGGYWSHVDPVDLSPHAASLGPNRARKNWNSVGDHAPAYLFNLYLATGDERHLDMLEHTFDMIVAHFPDRGTPFVQERFHGDWTPDREWGWQQDRAVVGHNLKIAWNLTRMNAVRAKYDYARLAETLARTMPDVGRDGQRGGWYDLVQRQPPHDFVWHDRKAWWQQEQAILAYLVLAGHRRSPEFLAHGREAAAFYNAFFLDHDEGGVYFNVLNNGIPYLVGTERLKGSHSMSMYHSAELCYLATAYTGLLVRGEPLELWFKPRPDADFPGRLLRVAPDVLPAGRVRLDGVLVDGEPYRDFDAGAMAVRLPDSASAVTVRARLVPVEGA, from the coding sequence GTGGCCGCTGAGCACACCGCCGTCCCCCACTCCTACTCCGACACCACCGCGGGCCGCGTCCGCTCGTTCACCGGCGACGCCCTCGTGCTGCGCACGCTCGACGGCCGCGACGTCGCCCTGCACCTGACCGGCACCACGTCCGCGCAGGTCGTGCGCAACCTCGGCGAGCCGTACCGGGACGCCACCGGTCGGCTCGCCGAGCTGCTGCGGCCGGACCGGCTGGTGTTCGCCCACGGCCCGGTCTACCGGGACGGCCGCCACCAGGCGGCGCAGCTGCTGCTGGTGGGCGACGAGACCGAGGAGCACGTGTTCGAGCGGCCCGGGTGGTGGGTCGACCAGCTGCGCGAGCTGGCCCGGTTCTACCGGCGCGCCCAGTTCGGCGCCGGCGAGGTCGACTACGCCGACTACCGCACCGAGATCCGGCTGGGCGGCGACAAGGGCGGCCGGCACGTCCAGGAGACCGACACGATCTCCCGCCTGGTCTACGGCATGGCGTCGGCGTACATGCTGACCGGCGACGAGGACTTCCTGACCGTCGCCGACCGCGGCTCGGCCTACCTGCGCGAGCACATGCGGTTCGTCGACCGGGACCTGGGCGTCACCTACTGGTACCACGGCGTCGACGTGGACGGCGGGCGCGAGCGCAAGCTGTTCACCTCCGAGTTCGACGACGACTACCGCGCCATCCCCGCCTACGAGCAGATCTACGCCCTGGCGGGCCTGGTGCAGAACTACCGCGTCACCGGCGACCCGGCGATCAAGGCCGACGTCGACGGCACCATGCGGCTGTTCGAGCGGTTCTTCGCCGACCCGGTGCGCGGCGGCTACTGGTCGCACGTGGACCCGGTGGACCTGAGCCCGCACGCCGCGTCGCTGGGGCCGAACAGGGCGCGCAAGAACTGGAACTCCGTGGGCGACCACGCGCCCGCCTACCTGTTCAACCTGTACCTCGCCACGGGCGACGAGCGGCACCTGGACATGTTGGAGCACACCTTCGACATGATCGTGGCGCACTTCCCCGACCGCGGCACGCCGTTCGTGCAGGAGCGCTTCCACGGCGACTGGACGCCGGACCGCGAGTGGGGCTGGCAGCAGGACCGGGCCGTGGTGGGGCACAACCTCAAGATCGCCTGGAACCTGACCCGGATGAACGCGGTGCGCGCCAAGTACGACTACGCGCGCCTGGCCGAGACCCTGGCGCGCACCATGCCGGACGTGGGCCGCGACGGGCAGCGGGGCGGCTGGTACGACCTGGTGCAGCGGCAGCCGCCGCACGACTTCGTGTGGCACGACCGCAAGGCGTGGTGGCAGCAGGAGCAGGCGATCCTGGCCTACCTGGTGCTGGCCGGGCACCGGCGCTCGCCGGAGTTCCTGGCGCACGGCCGGGAGGCGGCGGCGTTCTACAACGCGTTCTTCCTCGACCACGACGAGGGCGGCGTGTACTTCAACGTGCTCAACAACGGCATCCCGTACCTGGTGGGCACCGAGCGGCTCAAGGGCAGCCACTCCATGTCGATGTACCACTCGGCGGAGCTGTGCTACCTGGCCACCGCCTACACCGGCCTGCTGGTGCGCGGCGAGCCGCTGGAGCTGTGGTTCAAGCCCCGCCCCGACGCCGACTTCCCGGGCCGGCTGCTGCGGGTCGCGCCCGACGTGCTGCCCGCGGGCCGGGTGCGGCTGGACGGGGTCCTGGTCGACGGCGAGCCGTACCGCGACTTCGACGCCGGGGCCATGGCGGTCCGGCTGCCCGACAGCGCGTCGGCGGTGACCGTGCGGGCGCGGCTGGTCCCGGTGGAGGGGGCATGA
- a CDS encoding glycogen debranching protein, which produces MTATPERWVDGFRVAPAPPLPLGSTAVARGICFAVASGTARRMTLVLLDPEHGDVVAELPFPEEYRVGDVWAMTVLGLDPDLVHYAYRVDDGDALLLDPRARRIAGGEEWGRRPRYRSAVVPPDDFDWGDDRAPRIPAADLVVYELNVRGYTRHPSSGVAAPGTFAGLREKVPHLRELGVNCVELMPVFEFDETDVAGAPDRLNTWGYHPVGFFAPKASYGSPRELKELVRDLHAAGIEVVLDVVFNHTGEGDHRGPTQSFRGLDNGVYYLLTPDGDHYNFSGTGNTLNCNHPVVRELIADSLRHWALEYRVDGFRFDLASVLTRGPDGAPLPNPPLLEALARDPVLADRKLIAEAWDAGGLYQVGSFPSYGRWMEWNGQYRDALRRFLVARPGSAAALAGRLIGSPDLYAGRGTGASVNFVTCHDGFTLADLVSYDHKHNEANGEDNRDGHDANESWNCGVEGPTDDPGVLALRQRQARNALTLLMVSNGVPMLLAGDEFGRTQRGNNNAYCQDNEITWVDWELAGRNRDLVAFVAWLTRFRARHPVLRRAGHPGGQDVPGWQYPAVSWHGARPFEPDWSPDSRLVAVLLHEEGVDSVFVVANTDPAAVEVVLPEAPGGTAWHVAADTATGRFGDGGDRRDALVVAGKSVVVLEALPQVVVSGGGQR; this is translated from the coding sequence ATGACGGCGACCCCGGAGCGGTGGGTCGACGGGTTCCGGGTGGCGCCCGCCCCGCCGCTGCCGCTGGGCTCCACCGCCGTCGCGCGGGGCATCTGCTTCGCGGTCGCCTCCGGCACGGCCCGGCGCATGACCCTGGTGCTGCTGGACCCCGAGCACGGCGACGTGGTCGCCGAGCTGCCGTTCCCCGAGGAGTACCGGGTCGGCGACGTGTGGGCGATGACCGTGCTGGGGCTGGACCCGGACCTGGTGCACTACGCGTACCGGGTGGACGACGGCGACGCGCTGCTGCTCGACCCGCGCGCCCGGCGCATCGCCGGCGGCGAGGAGTGGGGCAGGCGGCCCCGGTACCGGTCGGCGGTCGTGCCGCCGGACGACTTCGACTGGGGCGACGACCGGGCGCCGCGCATCCCAGCGGCGGACCTGGTGGTCTACGAGCTGAACGTGCGCGGCTACACCCGGCACCCCTCGTCCGGGGTGGCGGCGCCCGGCACGTTCGCGGGCCTGCGGGAGAAGGTGCCGCACCTGCGGGAGCTGGGCGTGAACTGCGTGGAGCTGATGCCGGTCTTCGAGTTCGACGAGACCGACGTGGCGGGCGCGCCCGACCGGCTCAACACCTGGGGCTACCACCCGGTGGGCTTCTTCGCGCCCAAGGCGTCCTACGGTTCGCCGCGCGAGCTGAAGGAGCTGGTGCGCGACCTGCACGCGGCGGGCATCGAGGTGGTGCTCGACGTGGTGTTCAACCACACCGGCGAGGGCGACCACCGCGGGCCGACGCAGTCGTTCCGCGGCCTGGACAACGGGGTGTACTACCTGCTCACCCCGGACGGCGACCACTACAACTTCAGCGGCACCGGCAACACGCTCAACTGCAACCACCCCGTGGTGCGCGAGCTGATCGCGGACAGCCTGCGGCACTGGGCGCTGGAGTACCGGGTGGACGGGTTCCGGTTCGACCTGGCCTCGGTGCTGACCCGCGGCCCCGACGGCGCGCCGCTGCCGAACCCGCCGCTGCTGGAGGCGCTGGCCCGCGACCCGGTGCTGGCCGACCGCAAGCTGATCGCCGAGGCGTGGGACGCGGGCGGCCTGTACCAGGTGGGCTCGTTCCCGTCCTACGGCCGGTGGATGGAGTGGAACGGGCAGTACCGCGACGCGCTGCGCCGGTTCCTGGTGGCCCGGCCGGGCAGCGCCGCCGCGCTGGCGGGCAGGCTGATCGGCTCGCCCGACCTCTACGCCGGGCGCGGCACCGGGGCGTCGGTGAACTTCGTGACCTGCCACGACGGGTTCACCCTGGCCGACCTGGTGTCCTACGACCACAAGCACAACGAGGCCAACGGCGAGGACAACCGGGACGGCCACGACGCCAACGAGAGCTGGAACTGCGGCGTCGAGGGACCCACGGACGACCCCGGGGTGCTGGCGCTGCGGCAGCGGCAGGCGCGCAACGCGCTGACGCTGCTGATGGTGAGCAACGGCGTGCCGATGCTGCTGGCGGGCGACGAGTTCGGTCGCACCCAGCGGGGCAACAACAACGCCTACTGCCAGGACAACGAGATCACCTGGGTGGACTGGGAGCTGGCCGGGCGCAACCGGGACCTGGTGGCGTTCGTGGCCTGGCTGACGCGCTTCCGCGCGCGGCACCCCGTGCTGCGGCGGGCCGGGCACCCCGGCGGCCAGGACGTGCCCGGGTGGCAATACCCCGCGGTGAGCTGGCACGGCGCGCGGCCGTTCGAGCCGGACTGGTCGCCGGACTCGCGGCTGGTGGCCGTGCTGCTGCACGAGGAGGGCGTGGACTCGGTGTTCGTGGTGGCCAACACCGACCCGGCGGCGGTGGAGGTCGTGCTGCCGGAGGCGCCCGGTGGCACGGCGTGGCACGTCGCCGCGGACACCGCCACGGGCCGGTTCGGCGACGGCGGGGACCGGCGCGACGCGCTCGTGGTGGCCGGGAAGTCGGTGGTGGTGCTGGAGGCGCTGCCGCAGGTGGTCGTGAGCGGAGGAGGACAGCGGTGA
- a CDS encoding STAS domain-containing protein, which produces MSFEAYLGFNGRTGTVYLTGELDAGTAPVFRSLVEQAAQRPLERLVLDLTGLASMSSAGVRCLAFAQQQLPPSAAIIVVGARPEVVEVIRLAGFDRAVTIAERTI; this is translated from the coding sequence GTGAGCTTCGAGGCGTACCTGGGGTTCAACGGCCGGACCGGGACCGTCTACCTGACCGGTGAGCTGGACGCGGGCACCGCGCCGGTGTTCCGGTCGCTGGTGGAGCAGGCGGCGCAGCGGCCGCTGGAGCGGCTGGTGCTGGACCTGACCGGGCTGGCGTCGATGTCGTCGGCGGGCGTGCGCTGCCTGGCGTTCGCGCAGCAGCAGCTGCCGCCGTCGGCGGCGATCATCGTCGTGGGCGCGCGGCCGGAGGTGGTGGAGGTGATCCGGCTGGCCGGGTTCGACCGGGCGGTCACCATCGCCGAGCGCACGATTTGA
- a CDS encoding IS701 family transposase, whose product MARFAHDKFSSLPRSDQRRWAEVYLRGLLLGHGRKSVRRIAEEVLRLPVSQSLQQFINQSPWDWREVRSRIAGEVDGLLSPRAWVIAETTIPKRGDHSVGVERRFVPSEGRAINCQLGTGLFLAAEAASIPVNWRIQLTRRWTDDPCRRTRTYIPDGVEALPAWRYALDLVEEVGEWGVPRAPVVGDLRHAAGANLLMAKLAELGADFVFEVPDTFELVPGPHLAAVRGGLGPQRGPNLVRARDCLRGADIKHRQVVTWAPGVDGKHRATQALSVPVRLPSDPGRRGGPALHLIGTTRQDGRVKLWLTNRTDLRAAEVISLGALVDRTASDLLDLRAHYGLLDFEGRSYRGWHHHMTLVSAAYTFAKRSAVLGRRERQLS is encoded by the coding sequence GTGGCACGCTTCGCGCACGACAAGTTCAGCTCCCTTCCGCGCTCTGACCAGCGCAGATGGGCTGAGGTGTATCTCCGGGGGCTGTTGCTTGGACATGGTCGGAAGTCTGTCCGCAGAATTGCGGAGGAGGTGCTCAGGTTACCGGTTTCACAGTCGCTCCAGCAGTTCATCAACCAAAGTCCCTGGGACTGGCGGGAAGTACGGTCCCGAATTGCCGGGGAAGTCGACGGGTTGCTCTCGCCCAGGGCGTGGGTGATCGCCGAGACGACTATTCCGAAAAGGGGCGACCACTCGGTCGGCGTGGAACGCAGGTTCGTGCCGAGCGAAGGTCGCGCGATCAATTGCCAGTTGGGCACCGGGCTGTTCCTGGCCGCGGAAGCGGCGAGCATCCCGGTGAACTGGCGCATCCAGCTCACCCGGCGGTGGACCGATGACCCGTGCCGCCGCACCCGGACCTACATCCCCGACGGGGTCGAGGCGCTGCCCGCGTGGCGGTACGCGCTCGACCTGGTCGAGGAGGTCGGTGAGTGGGGCGTCCCGCGGGCGCCCGTGGTCGGCGACCTGCGGCACGCCGCGGGTGCCAACCTGCTGATGGCGAAGCTGGCCGAACTGGGGGCGGACTTCGTCTTCGAGGTGCCCGACACGTTCGAGCTGGTGCCCGGTCCGCACCTCGCCGCCGTGCGCGGCGGCCTCGGCCCGCAGCGCGGGCCGAACCTGGTCCGCGCGCGCGACTGCCTGCGGGGCGCGGACATCAAGCACCGGCAGGTCGTCACCTGGGCGCCGGGCGTGGACGGCAAGCACCGCGCCACGCAGGCGCTGTCGGTGCCCGTGCGGCTGCCGTCCGACCCGGGCCGGCGCGGCGGCCCGGCGCTGCACCTGATCGGCACCACGCGGCAGGACGGCCGGGTGAAGCTCTGGCTGACCAACCGCACCGACCTCCGCGCGGCGGAGGTCATCTCACTGGGGGCACTCGTCGACCGGACCGCGTCCGACCTGCTGGACCTGCGGGCGCACTACGGTCTGCTGGACTTCGAAGGCCGGTCCTACCGGGGTTGGCACCACCACATGACGCTCGTCTCCGCGGCGTACACCTTCGCCAAGCGCAGCGCGGTGCTCGGCCGGCGGGAGCGGCAGCTGTCCTGA
- a CDS encoding iron ABC transporter permease, with protein sequence MPRTAAVTAGIVAAIALLSAVHLTQGTSDTGVLDVLAALVGDGDAQTLAVLEGSRVPRLLTALLLGVALGVAGAGMQSVARNPLASPDTLAVNAGAHFAVVAIAAFGVSLPALPAGAAAFAGGLAAAVAVLGLSGGGSTSPRLVLVGSAVMLAVQSVTMLLLLMYEQETTGLFAWGSGSLTVSDLRATGQVTPVVVIAVVGLVFMGRSLDVLALGDDNATVLGLNVRRTRVGAVLLTVALTAAAVTVAGPVGFVGLSAPVITRLLVPLAPGLGGHRLLLPVSGLVGVLIVLGADVLLRAVMGSAAAVRVPTGVMTTLLGAVVLVWLARRGRSSGTPRQAPAGRVGVAGSRRRLVAVAGALAVLVVAAPVAGLMLGDRVVLLGDLANWLSGRTGTALTFVLDQRLPRVLAALAAGAALAVAGCGIQAVSRNPLAEPGLLGITAGAGLGAISLITLVPVAGAWAVAGAAGAGAFVVFALVYGLAWRSGVDPDRLVVIGIATWSAGMALITLLIVVSDPWNTAKALTWLSGSTYGRTLEQVLPTALALAVVTPLLWLRHRELDLHGLDEDTPRVLGVRVERSRLAVLVGAGLLAATAVSAIGVVAFVGLVAPHLARSLVGGRHRRVVPVAAAVGAVLVSLADTIGRTVISPAQVPAGLVIALLGTPYFVLALWRTRENRV encoded by the coding sequence ATGCCGCGCACCGCCGCCGTGACGGCGGGGATCGTGGCGGCCATCGCCCTGCTCTCCGCCGTCCACCTCACCCAGGGCACCTCCGACACCGGCGTGCTCGACGTGCTGGCCGCCCTCGTCGGCGACGGCGACGCGCAGACCCTCGCCGTGCTGGAGGGCTCGCGCGTCCCCCGCCTGCTGACCGCGCTGCTGCTGGGCGTCGCCCTCGGCGTCGCGGGCGCGGGCATGCAGTCGGTGGCCCGCAACCCGCTGGCCTCGCCGGACACGCTCGCCGTGAACGCGGGCGCGCACTTCGCCGTGGTGGCGATCGCGGCGTTCGGGGTGTCCCTGCCCGCGCTGCCCGCGGGCGCGGCGGCGTTCGCCGGCGGCCTGGCCGCGGCCGTGGCGGTGCTCGGGCTGTCCGGCGGCGGGTCGACGAGCCCGCGGCTGGTGCTGGTGGGCTCGGCGGTGATGCTGGCGGTGCAGTCGGTGACCATGCTCCTGCTGCTCATGTATGAGCAGGAGACGACCGGGCTGTTCGCCTGGGGCAGCGGCTCGCTGACCGTCAGCGACCTGCGCGCCACCGGTCAGGTGACACCTGTCGTGGTGATCGCGGTGGTGGGGCTGGTGTTCATGGGGCGGTCGCTCGACGTCCTCGCCCTGGGCGACGACAACGCGACCGTGCTGGGCCTGAACGTGCGGCGGACGCGGGTCGGCGCGGTGCTGCTGACGGTGGCGCTGACCGCCGCGGCGGTGACGGTCGCCGGGCCCGTCGGCTTCGTCGGGCTGAGCGCGCCGGTGATCACGCGCCTGCTGGTGCCGCTCGCGCCCGGTCTCGGCGGGCACCGGCTGCTGCTGCCGGTGTCCGGCCTGGTCGGCGTGCTGATCGTGCTCGGCGCGGACGTGCTGCTGCGGGCGGTCATGGGGTCGGCCGCGGCGGTGCGGGTGCCCACCGGCGTGATGACCACGCTCCTCGGCGCGGTCGTGCTGGTGTGGCTGGCGCGGCGCGGCCGGTCGAGCGGGACGCCGCGCCAGGCGCCCGCCGGGCGGGTCGGGGTGGCCGGGTCGCGGCGCCGGCTCGTGGCGGTCGCGGGCGCGCTCGCCGTGCTCGTCGTGGCGGCGCCGGTCGCGGGCCTGATGCTGGGCGACCGGGTGGTGCTGCTGGGCGACCTGGCGAACTGGCTGTCCGGGCGCACCGGCACCGCGCTGACGTTCGTGCTCGACCAGCGGCTGCCGCGGGTGCTCGCGGCGCTGGCGGCGGGCGCCGCGCTGGCGGTGGCCGGGTGCGGCATCCAGGCGGTGAGCCGGAACCCGCTGGCCGAACCCGGGCTGCTGGGCATCACGGCGGGCGCGGGCCTGGGCGCCATCTCGTTGATCACGCTCGTGCCGGTGGCGGGCGCGTGGGCCGTCGCCGGTGCCGCGGGAGCGGGCGCGTTCGTGGTGTTCGCGCTGGTCTACGGGCTGGCGTGGCGGTCGGGCGTCGACCCGGACCGGCTGGTGGTCATCGGCATCGCCACGTGGTCGGCCGGGATGGCGCTGATCACGCTGCTGATCGTGGTGTCGGACCCGTGGAACACGGCGAAGGCCCTGACCTGGCTGTCCGGCTCCACGTACGGGCGGACCCTGGAGCAGGTCCTGCCGACGGCCCTGGCGCTGGCGGTGGTCACGCCGCTGCTGTGGCTGCGGCACCGGGAACTGGACCTGCACGGCCTCGACGAGGACACGCCGCGCGTGCTGGGGGTGCGGGTGGAGCGCTCGCGGCTGGCCGTGCTGGTGGGCGCCGGCCTGCTGGCGGCGACGGCGGTGTCGGCGATCGGCGTGGTGGCGTTCGTCGGGCTGGTGGCGCCGCACCTGGCGCGCTCGCTGGTCGGCGGGCGGCACCGGCGGGTCGTCCCGGTGGCGGCCGCGGTCGGCGCGGTGCTGGTGAGCCTCGCGGACACCATCGGGCGCACGGTCATCTCGCCCGCCCAGGTGCCCGCCGGGCTGGTGATCGCGCTGCTGGGCACGCCGTACTTCGTGCTGGCGCTGTGGCGGACGCGGGAGAACCGGGTCTGA